One segment of Leguminivora glycinivorella isolate SPB_JAAS2020 chromosome 12, LegGlyc_1.1, whole genome shotgun sequence DNA contains the following:
- the LOC125231770 gene encoding protein JTB: protein MIETCSKKCMLFGTVSLGILTIVILILESHLADSLSGSHKMKNKTFPTENNSTCWQHQKYSIIKECHPCSDFEIKSKSIGVCIHTSFKEILKCANGETVTRSCDRVAYLEERAFWKFTIWSFVIGSASSIAVMLRTRVLNYRARRKARIALSNGAI, encoded by the exons ATGATTGAGACTTGTTCTAAGAAATGTATGCTCTTTGGGACGGTTTCCCTTGGAAT ATTAACGATTGTTATCTTGATTTTGGAGTCCCATTTGGCTGACTCACTATCAGGAAGTCATAAGATGAAGAATAAGACATTTCCTACGGAGAACAACTCGACATGCTGGCAGCATCAAAAATATTCGATTATTAAAGAATGTCATCCTTGCTCag attttgaaattaaaagtAAGAGTATAGGTGTCTGTATACATACAAGCTTTAAGGAAATACTTAAATGTGCAAATGGAGAGACAGTCACCAGAAG CTGTGACAGAGTGGCCTATCTGGAAGAGAGGGCCTTCTGGAAATTCACAATCTGGTCCTTTGTGATTGGATCTGCATCCTCAATCGCAGTCATGCTACGGACCAGGGTTCTGAACTACAGGGCGAGACGGAAGGCGCGGATAGCCCTTAGCAATGGAGCTATATAG